The Chiloscyllium plagiosum isolate BGI_BamShark_2017 chromosome 20, ASM401019v2, whole genome shotgun sequence genome has a window encoding:
- the LOC122560337 gene encoding uncharacterized protein LOC122560337, which yields MDSREMCDGAENPESSSEAESCDSVMVWSLEEAVQKQVLQIASSACGATAVLNALQALGFDVCSDVVEKCVQTRMRKNDAPLIEYLVSRSVAGATHQQLIEGAEKASEGRVTGRFFSFYPERNVDLTTWLASWMKKGAIVVATMNMQIAVPEGEGIPDAWHHQMIFGVDSEGIYMTNPLEIERSSLVKQRLCSESQLLIRKQDIMSRLSGDPDFSLLKETVDCSKWEELDVVGQINQMVSGDVAPDNVSHSSYVVIPAAYRSGVTLFARRHSDLTKELLLTPDLPLLNNQQS from the exons ATGGACTCAAGGGAGATGTGTGATGGAGCTGAGAATCCGGAGAGTTCATCAGAGGCCGAGAGCTGTGATTCTGTGATGGTGTGGAGTTTGGAGGAGGCTGTGCAGAAGCAGGTACTGCAGATTGCGTCGAGTGCGTGTGGTGCAACTGCAGTCCTTAATGCCCTGCAGGCTCTGGGATTTGACGTTTGCTCTGATGTTGTAGAGAAGTGTGTCCAGACCAGGATGCGGAAGAACGATGCACCCCTGATTGAATATTTAGTATCACGAAGTGTTGCAG GTGCCACCCATCAGCAGCTgatagagggtgcagagaaggcaaGTGAaggaagggttacagggagatttTTCAGCTTTTACCCTGAACGAAATGTAGATCTGACCACTTGGCTGGCCAGCTGGATGAAGAAAGGAGCTATTGTTGTAGCAACCATGAACATGCAAATTGCCGTGCCGGAGGGTGAAGGAATTCCAGATGCTTGGCATCATCAGATGATCTTTGGAGTGGACTCTGAAGGGATTTACATGACCAATCCATTAGAAATAG AGAGAAGCAGCCTTGTTAAGCAACGCCTGTGCAGTGAATCACAGCTGCTGATTCGGAAGCAGGATATCATGAGTCGGTTGTCGGGGGACCCAGACTTCTCTTTGCTTAAAGAGACTGTGGACTGTTCCAAGTGGGAGGAGCTGGATGTTGTAG GGCAGATTAATCAGATGGTTTCTGGAGATGTTGCTCCAGACAATGTTTCTCACTCATCCTATGTGGTCATTCCTGCTGCGTACAGGTCAGGAGTCACACTGTTTGCCCGGAGACATTCGGACCTGACCAAGGAGCTTTTATTAACACCTGATCTTCCTTTGTTAAATAACCAGCAGTCTTGA